In a genomic window of Zootoca vivipara chromosome 5, rZooViv1.1, whole genome shotgun sequence:
- the LOC118096467 gene encoding heparan sulfate glucosamine 3-O-sulfotransferase 1-like — protein MAFLLVSAYLLLTHAHGAPVENGALMETLKSQVMLFSNKSEHYSAQVRPPGTSRRIPHTIIIGVRKGGTRALLEMLDVHPNIVVAATEVHFFDWDENYVKGIDWYRGLMPFSYENQITIEKTPGYFTSPQAPERIHDMNSSIKLLLILRDPTERVISDYTQVYYNRLESHKPVQLFEDIVIKNGALNTKYKAIQRSLYDIHMERWLKHFHLDQIHIVDGNTLIKDPLPELQKVERFLNLPSRIMSSNFYFNQTKGFYCIRSDGRERCLHESKGRPHPVVNSTVLEQLYSYFREHNANFYRMINHSFDWH, from the coding sequence ATGGCCTTTCTACTGGTGTCAGCATACCTTCTGCTGACTCATGCCCATGGTGCTCCAGTTGAGAACGGGGCTCTCATGGAGACACTGAAGTCCCAAGTGATGCTGTTCAGCAATAAGAGTGAACACTATTCAGCACAAGTGAGACCTCCCGGAACGAGCAGACGAATACCTCACACAATCATCATCGGAGTTCGCAAAGGAGGGACCAGGGCCTTACTTGAAATGTTGGATGTTCACCCAAACATTGTGGTAGCGGCTACTGAAGTTCACTTCTTCGACTGGGATGAGAATTACGTGAAAGGAATTGACTGGTACAGGGGCCTGATGCCATTTTCATATGAAAATCAAATAACTATTGAGAAAACACCAGGCTATTTTACCTCGCCACAGGCTCCCGAAAGGATTCATGATATGAATAGTTCCATTAAACTGCTGCTTATTCTAAGAGACCCCACAGAGAGAGTTATCTCTGATTATACCCAAGTCTATTACAATAGGCTGGAAAGCCACAAGCCCGTTCAGCTCTTTGAAGACATTGTTATTAAAAATGGAGCACTTAATACCAAATACAAGGCTATCCAGAGAAGTCTGTATGACATCCACATGGAGAGGTGGCTTAAACATTTCCATTTGGATCAGATTCACATAGTAGATGGAAATACCTTGATCAAGGACCCTCTTCCTGAATTACAAAAAGTGGAAAGATTTCTGAACCTGCCGTCCAGAATTATGTcttcaaatttttattttaaccaGACCAAGGGGTTCTATTGCATTAGGAGTGATGGAAGAGAGAGATGTTTACATGAATCAAAAGGACGGCCACATCCTGTTGTCAACAGTACTGTTTTAGAGCAACTTTACTCCTACTTCAGAGAGCACAATGCAAATTTTTACAGAATGATTAATCATTCCTTTGACTGGCATTAG